The Nocardioides ginsengisegetis region CCTGGTGATCCGGATCCCGTCCGCGGACTTCGAGAAGGCGATGGCCGACCTCAAGGGGGTCGCCGACCTGGAGTACGCCTCGGCCAAGAGCGAGGACGTCACGACCCAGGTGATCGACACCCGCAGCCGGCTCAAGGTCCAGCGCGCCTCGATCGCCCGGATCACCACCCTGCTCGCCCGGGCGCAGAACCTCCGCGACATCGTGCTGATCGAGAGCCAGCTCTCGCGGCGCCAGGCGACGCTGGACTCGCTCGAGCGGCGGGCGGCCTACCTCGCCGACCAGACCAGCCAGTCCACGATCACCGTCGACATCGAGAAGGCGTCGGTCGCCGCCGCCCACAAGAAGCACGTGGACCACACCGGGTTCGTGCCCGGCCTCAAGGCCGGCTGGAGCGGCTTGACCGCCATCGCCGTGGCCGTCGCCACCGCGGCCGGCGCGGCGCTGCCGTTCACCGTCGTGCTGCTCCTGCTGGCGCTGCTCGCCTGGCCGGTGCTGCGCACGCTCCGGCGCCGGCACCCGGGCGACCCCGGCGGCCCCGACCTCGCCGTACCGACCGAGGGCTGATCCCTACCCCTCGCCGCCACCGACCTGCCACGCTGTCGGACGTGCCCGACAGCAGCCGCCTCGCCGTCCTCATCGACGCCGACAACACCTCCGCCACCCACGCCTCCGCGATCCTCGAGGAGCTCGCGCGGTACGGCGTCCCGACGGTCAAGCGCGCCTACGGCGACTGGACGACCCAGGGGCTGGTGCGCTGGAAGGACGAGCTCCACCGCCACGCGATCCAGCCGGTCCAGCAGTTCGCCTACACGACCGGCAAGAACTCCACGGACTCCGCGCTGATCATCGACGCGATGGACCTGCTCTACACCGGCCACCTCGACGCCTTCGCGATCGTCTCCTCCGACAGCGACTTCACCCGGCTGGCGACCCGGCTCCGCGAGGCCGGCAAGACCGTCTACGGCCTGGGCCGGCGGCGCACCCCCGGCTCGCTCGTGGCGGCGGTCGACCGCTTCATCTACCTCGAGGTGCTCGGCACCCAGACCGGCCAGCAGCCGCCGGCGGCGCACGACGACGAGACCAACGGCGACGAGCCGGGGGCTCCCCTGCCGCCGCTCGAGCCGCTGATCCGCGCGGCCATCGGCTCGACCTCGCAGGACGACGGCTGGACGTCGCTCTCGGCCGTCGGCAGCCACATCAGCAAGAACGACCCGTCGTTCGACTCCCGCAACTACGGCTTCCCGAAGCTGGTCGAGCTCGCCCGCGCGCAGAACTACGTCGACGTCGAGCAGGAGCCCGGCCACCCGGTGCGGATCCGGCTGCGGTCGGCCCGCCCGGCCAGGAAGACCACCAACCGGAGGGCGACCGCGAAGAAGACCGCGAAGAAGACCGCGGGGAAGCCTCAGACCGGGTAGGACTGCACGAACTCCGTCAGCCGCTTGAGCTGGTCGGGGTCGGTGCTGGGGATGACGCCGTGGCCGAGGTTGAAGATGTGGCCCTTCGCCGCACGGCCGGCCTCGATCACCTCGGCGGCGCGCGCGGTCATCACGTCGGTCGGCGCGAAGACCAGGGTCGGGTCGAGGTTGCCCTGGACGCCGCGGTCGCCGACCTGCGGGATCGCGGACGCCAGCGGGGTGCGCCAGTCGACGCCGACGACGTCGGCGCCGGCCTCGCCCATGAGCGTGAGCAGGTTGCTGGTGCCGACACCGAAGTGGATCCGCGGGACGCCGAGCTCGCCGGCCGCGGCCAGCACCCGCGCGGAGTGCGGCATCACGTGGGCGGCGTAGTCGGCGGGGGTGAGCGCTCCGGCCCACGAGTCGAAGAGCTGGACGGCGCTGGCGCCGGCCGCCACCTGCACGTCGAGGTAGGCCGCGGAGATGCCGGCGATCTTGCGCATCAGGGCGTCCCACACGTCGGGGGCGCCGAACATCATCGCCTTGGTCTTCGCGTGCTCCTTGGACGGACCGCCCTCGACGAGGTACGACGCCACGGTGAACGGCGCACCGGCGAAGCCGATCAGCGGGGTGCTGCCGAGCTCGCCGACCAGGCCCCGGACCGCCTGGCTGATGAACGGGACGTGCTCGGGGGTCAGGTCGGGGATGGCCTCGACGTCGGCGAGGGTCCGCACCGGCCGGGCCACGACCGGGCCGACCCCGGGCTTGATGTCCAGGTCGACGCCGACGGCCTTGAGCGGCAGCACGATGTCGGAGAAGAAGATGGCCGCGTCGACGCCGTAGCGGCGGACCGGCTGGAGGGTGATCTCGACGACGAGGCCGGGGTCCATGCAGGACTCCAGCATCCCGGTGCCCTCGCGGACCTTGAGGTACTCCGGCAGCGACCGGCCGGCCTGGCGCATGAACCACACCGGGGTGTGCGGCACCGGCTCGCCCCTGGCGGCCCGGAGGAAGGCGCTTCCGGAGAGGTCGGGACGGGTCGTTTCGGTGGCTGCCACGAGGCGAATCCTCGCAGGTCAAGCGGCGTGTTCGCACATCGGTCGGGTGGCACGGGCCTACTGTGAGCGCATGGTCGTCCGTCAGGAGACGCACCCCGGAACGGGTGCGGGCGCGAGCCCCCCGGAGTTCCGGGAGGCCGTGGCCAGCATGCATGCTGCCCGGCTGCGCCCCGAGGTCTTCTGCGAGGAGATGCCGGCGCCCCAGCGGATCGCGCCCTTCGCCTCCGCGCTGTCGGCCGACGTGACCGTCGACGAGACCGACGTCGGCACCGGCCGGATCATCCTGCTGCACGACCCCTCGGGCAACGACGCGTGGGAGGGCACCTTCCGCTGCGTGGCCTACGCCCGCGCCGAGATCGAGCTGGACCTGATCACCGACCCGATGCTGGCCAGCGTCGGCTGGTCGTGGCTGACCGAGGCGCTGGAGGCCCACGCGGCGACGTACCTCGCCGCGTCGGGCACCGTCACCCGGGTGGCCACCGAGAGCTTCGGCGGCATGGCCGACGAGGGCGGCACCGCCCAGATCGAGATCCGCGCCTCCTGGACCCCCGTCGTGCCGCTCACCGCCGAGCCCGGCACCCCGCTCGACCTGGCCCCGCACGTCGAGGCGTGGGGCGAGCTGCTGTGCACTGCCGTCGGGCTCCCGCCGGTCCCCGAGGGTGTTGCGGTGATGCCGAGCCGCCGCGGCCAGCGGGGCTCGGTACGCTGATCCATGCCCTCCACACCCGACGCCGACGAATCCGTGGAGACCGAGGCGACCGCCGACGAGGCCCGCGAGGCCCCGGAGCCGCCCAAGCCCCTCCTCACCCTGCGTGACGGACTCGGTCCCGTCGTGGAGACCGAGTCCGCGCTGCGCGAGGTCTGCGCGGCGATCAAGGCCGGCACCGGCCCGGTCGCCGTGGACGCCGAGCGGGCCTCGGGCTACCGCTACTCCTCCCGCGCCTACCTGATCCAGCTGCGGCGCGAGGGCTCCGGCAGCCACCTGGTCGACCCGATCGCCTTCGACGACCTCGCCCCGCTCCAGGAGGCGATCGGCGACGCCGAGTGGATCCTCCACGCGGCGACCCAGGACCTCCCGTGCCTCAACGAGGTCGGCCTCACTCCGACCGCGCTCTTCGACACCGAGCTGGCGGGCCGCCTGCTGGGCTACCCCCGGGTGGGCCTGGCCACGCTGGTCGAGACGCTGCTCGGCTTCCGGCTCGCCAAGGAGCACTCCGCGGTCGACTGGTCGACCCGTCCGCTGCCCGAGCCCTGGCTCGAGTACGCCGCCCTCGACG contains the following coding sequences:
- the hemE gene encoding uroporphyrinogen decarboxylase, with protein sequence MAATETTRPDLSGSAFLRAARGEPVPHTPVWFMRQAGRSLPEYLKVREGTGMLESCMDPGLVVEITLQPVRRYGVDAAIFFSDIVLPLKAVGVDLDIKPGVGPVVARPVRTLADVEAIPDLTPEHVPFISQAVRGLVGELGSTPLIGFAGAPFTVASYLVEGGPSKEHAKTKAMMFGAPDVWDALMRKIAGISAAYLDVQVAAGASAVQLFDSWAGALTPADYAAHVMPHSARVLAAAGELGVPRIHFGVGTSNLLTLMGEAGADVVGVDWRTPLASAIPQVGDRGVQGNLDPTLVFAPTDVMTARAAEVIEAGRAAKGHIFNLGHGVIPSTDPDQLKRLTEFVQSYPV
- a CDS encoding DUF3000 domain-containing protein, which gives rise to MVVRQETHPGTGAGASPPEFREAVASMHAARLRPEVFCEEMPAPQRIAPFASALSADVTVDETDVGTGRIILLHDPSGNDAWEGTFRCVAYARAEIELDLITDPMLASVGWSWLTEALEAHAATYLAASGTVTRVATESFGGMADEGGTAQIEIRASWTPVVPLTAEPGTPLDLAPHVEAWGELLCTAVGLPPVPEGVAVMPSRRGQRGSVR
- a CDS encoding NYN domain-containing protein; translation: MPDSSRLAVLIDADNTSATHASAILEELARYGVPTVKRAYGDWTTQGLVRWKDELHRHAIQPVQQFAYTTGKNSTDSALIIDAMDLLYTGHLDAFAIVSSDSDFTRLATRLREAGKTVYGLGRRRTPGSLVAAVDRFIYLEVLGTQTGQQPPAAHDDETNGDEPGAPLPPLEPLIRAAIGSTSQDDGWTSLSAVGSHISKNDPSFDSRNYGFPKLVELARAQNYVDVEQEPGHPVRIRLRSARPARKTTNRRATAKKTAKKTAGKPQTG
- a CDS encoding DUF4349 domain-containing protein; translated protein: MTTTAPRRPTTRRRVPSTAAALVLGLGLAPALAACSAGGSGGSGDTSAADAPAPAADGSVAGGGMVDSLASARDMASSESYAAARTPAGKAEQPAPDGTEQALISTGTVSLSSKDVAGARFDVQKVVDKYAGEISDEQTDTDDDGHVATSHLVIRIPSADFEKAMADLKGVADLEYASAKSEDVTTQVIDTRSRLKVQRASIARITTLLARAQNLRDIVLIESQLSRRQATLDSLERRAAYLADQTSQSTITVDIEKASVAAAHKKHVDHTGFVPGLKAGWSGLTAIAVAVATAAGAALPFTVVLLLLALLAWPVLRTLRRRHPGDPGGPDLAVPTEG